From Cellulomonas chengniuliangii, the proteins below share one genomic window:
- a CDS encoding prephenate dehydrogenase, with the protein MTQAVATQGPVRVVGTGLLGASVGLGLATRGVDVVLHDPSRTALALARDVGAGRPAASDDAAPALVVVAAPPDVTADVVRAELAAWPDAVVTDVASVKGYVLDELRAAGADLSRYVGSHPMAGRERSGPAAAVPDLFVGRPWVIADSGTSSPQALLAVRSLAVDLGAIPVEMEAAAHDEAVALVSHVPQVASSLVAARLREASEPALGLAGQGLRDVTRLAASDPALWTSILAANAEAVAAVLRDLRTDLDVVIEALDLAAAATGPENVELGALASIAQAIGQGNTGVARVPGKHGGAARAYEVVTALVPDVPGELARLLADVGDAGVNLEDLQLEHSAGRPVGMASMSVLPGRSEHLEAELSARGWRLVS; encoded by the coding sequence GTGACCCAGGCGGTCGCGACGCAGGGCCCGGTGCGGGTGGTCGGCACCGGGCTCCTCGGCGCGTCCGTCGGACTGGGCCTGGCCACGCGCGGCGTCGACGTGGTTCTGCACGACCCGTCCCGCACCGCTTTGGCCCTGGCACGAGACGTGGGCGCCGGCCGCCCGGCTGCCTCCGACGACGCCGCGCCGGCCCTCGTGGTCGTGGCGGCGCCGCCGGACGTGACCGCTGACGTGGTGCGCGCCGAGCTGGCCGCCTGGCCGGACGCCGTGGTGACCGACGTCGCGAGCGTGAAGGGCTACGTCCTCGACGAGCTGCGCGCCGCCGGCGCCGACCTCAGCCGCTACGTGGGCTCCCACCCGATGGCGGGCCGCGAGCGGTCCGGGCCCGCCGCCGCCGTCCCCGACCTGTTCGTCGGGCGCCCCTGGGTGATCGCGGACTCCGGGACGTCGTCCCCGCAGGCGCTGCTCGCCGTGCGCTCGCTGGCCGTCGACCTCGGCGCGATACCCGTCGAGATGGAGGCCGCGGCGCACGACGAGGCCGTGGCCCTGGTCTCCCACGTGCCGCAGGTCGCGTCGAGCCTCGTGGCGGCGCGCCTGCGCGAGGCCTCCGAGCCGGCGCTCGGACTGGCCGGCCAAGGGCTGCGGGACGTGACGCGGCTCGCCGCGAGCGACCCGGCGCTCTGGACGTCGATCCTGGCGGCGAACGCTGAGGCCGTGGCTGCTGTGCTGCGGGACCTGCGCACGGATCTCGATGTGGTGATCGAGGCGCTCGACCTGGCCGCCGCGGCCACCGGCCCGGAGAACGTGGAGCTGGGGGCCCTCGCGAGCATCGCGCAGGCGATCGGGCAGGGGAACACCGGCGTCGCGCGGGTGCCGGGCAAGCACGGCGGCGCCGCGCGGGCCTACGAGGTCGTCACCGCCCTGGTGCCCGACGTGCCCGGCGAGCTCGCCCGACTCCTCGCGGACGTGGGCGATGCGGGCGTCAACCTGGAAGACCTCCAGCTGGAGCACTCGGCGGGCAGGCCCGTCGGCATGGCGTCGATGTCGGTGCTCCCCGGACGGTCGGAGCACCTCGAGGCGGAGCTCAGTGCCCGCGGATGGAGATTGGTGAGTTGA
- the cmk gene encoding (d)CMP kinase has product MEIGELSTEQQDARRQQAIVIAIDGPSGSGKSSVSRMVAERLGLAFLDTGAMYRAATWWCLERGVPLTDTDAVAALVRELPLVVGVDPAAPTVHVGGTDVGEAIRTTAISSAVSAVATNLEVRAELGRLQREAIAAERVPQSFSEGRGIVAEGRDITTVIAPDADVRILLTASEEARLARRAKEVHGAADAASVQATRDQVLRRDRDDSTVSAFHVAADGVVTVDSSDLDLEETVQAVLDVVARVSGRVAL; this is encoded by the coding sequence ATGGAGATTGGTGAGTTGAGCACGGAACAGCAGGACGCACGGCGCCAGCAGGCGATCGTGATCGCGATCGACGGCCCGTCGGGCTCGGGCAAGTCCAGCGTCTCGCGCATGGTCGCCGAGCGGCTGGGGCTCGCCTTCCTCGACACGGGGGCGATGTACCGGGCGGCCACATGGTGGTGCCTCGAGCGGGGCGTCCCGCTCACGGACACCGACGCGGTGGCCGCGCTGGTGCGCGAGCTGCCCCTGGTGGTCGGCGTGGACCCCGCGGCCCCCACAGTGCACGTGGGCGGCACGGACGTCGGCGAGGCGATCCGCACCACGGCGATCTCCTCGGCGGTCAGCGCCGTCGCCACGAACCTGGAGGTCCGTGCCGAGCTCGGCCGCCTGCAGCGCGAGGCCATCGCCGCCGAGCGCGTCCCGCAGTCCTTCTCCGAGGGCCGTGGCATCGTGGCGGAGGGCCGCGACATCACCACGGTGATCGCGCCGGACGCCGACGTCCGCATCCTGCTGACGGCCAGCGAGGAGGCCCGGCTCGCGCGCCGCGCCAAGGAGGTGCACGGCGCCGCCGACGCGGCCTCGGTGCAGGCCACGCGCGACCAGGTGCTGCGCCGCGACCGTGACGACTCGACGGTCTCGGCCTTCCACGTCGCAGCCGACGGCGTCGTGACCGTCGACTCGTCGGACCTCGACCTCGAGGAGACCGTCCAGGCGGTCCTCGACGTCGTGGCCCGGGTCTCCGGGCGGGTGGCACTGTGA
- a CDS encoding lysophospholipid acyltransferase family protein produces the protein MTVEGTAQAAPPREAAPVPDERQARRGHTLGKFFAHVLWNTEVIGAENVPADGPVLLAANHSGFADGPVLVGASPRPSHVLIKASMFAGVVGSVLRNIGQIPVEEDGGRGSLAMALGVLRRGGVVGVFPEGSRGRGDVADARAGVAWLAINGGARVVPVAVLGTRRTGEPVGRMPGLRRRLVVEFGEPLSLERAPGTSGRAAVAHANEEIRVALAALVGSAAERAGLPLPTDDPNREAQAAH, from the coding sequence GTGACCGTCGAGGGGACCGCGCAGGCCGCGCCGCCGCGCGAGGCGGCGCCCGTGCCGGACGAGCGCCAGGCCCGGCGCGGCCACACGCTCGGCAAGTTCTTCGCCCATGTGCTGTGGAACACCGAGGTGATCGGCGCGGAGAACGTGCCGGCCGACGGCCCCGTGCTCCTGGCCGCCAACCACTCGGGCTTCGCCGACGGGCCCGTGCTCGTGGGCGCGTCGCCCCGGCCCTCGCACGTGCTGATCAAGGCGTCGATGTTCGCCGGCGTGGTGGGGTCCGTGCTCCGCAACATCGGGCAGATACCGGTCGAGGAGGACGGCGGGCGCGGGTCGCTCGCGATGGCGCTGGGCGTGCTGCGGCGCGGCGGCGTGGTCGGCGTCTTCCCCGAGGGGAGCCGGGGCCGCGGAGATGTCGCGGACGCTCGCGCCGGAGTGGCCTGGCTGGCGATCAACGGGGGCGCCCGGGTGGTCCCTGTCGCAGTGCTCGGCACCCGCCGGACCGGGGAGCCCGTGGGCCGGATGCCAGGGCTGCGCCGGCGCCTCGTGGTGGAGTTCGGCGAGCCGTTGTCGCTCGAGCGGGCGCCCGGCACATCGGGCCGAGCCGCCGTCGCCCACGCCAACGAGGAGATCCGCGTGGCGCTGGCCGCGCTCGTCGGCTCCGCGGCGGAGCGGGCCGGCCTGCCGCTGCCCACGGACGACCCCAACCGAGAGGCTCAGGCAGCGCATTAG